From Microbacterium pseudoresistens, the proteins below share one genomic window:
- a CDS encoding N-acetylglucosamine kinase → MGRDALLLGIDAGGTSTRAVLATHSGDCVGYGVGGPGNPTARGVAEASCGVAEAVDAALRAAGGTLAEVVLVVAAVAGHDAGAEARWLDPALRARGFTDDVVFESDLLAAYASGSVSPFGYGVVCGTGASVIRVEKEKTVATSDGLGWMLGDRGSGFWIGRRVVRAAAAHLDGTGPETALTEGVLTMLDPDGAAVLPGRAVSGRSEDLDRLIRVVYAGTPARLAGLTPLAFTAAGAGDAVGTAILTAAGEEMLHTFRAVRTEPGPVVIGGSVLSTPGPAHAAFLAGLDEGFPPIAVVDGTVGTLILAMRRSGIRPDEAMRQRITDSLRALRAESSPVDHRARRSRA, encoded by the coding sequence TTGGGTCGCGACGCGCTGCTGCTGGGCATCGATGCGGGAGGAACCTCCACGCGGGCCGTGCTCGCCACGCACAGCGGCGACTGCGTCGGCTACGGCGTCGGAGGTCCGGGAAACCCGACGGCGCGGGGCGTGGCGGAGGCCTCTTGCGGCGTGGCCGAGGCGGTGGACGCCGCCCTGCGCGCCGCAGGCGGCACGCTCGCCGAGGTCGTGCTGGTCGTCGCGGCCGTCGCCGGACACGACGCCGGTGCCGAGGCGCGCTGGCTCGACCCCGCGTTGCGCGCACGAGGCTTCACCGACGACGTCGTCTTCGAATCCGACCTGCTCGCCGCCTACGCCAGCGGCAGCGTTTCGCCCTTCGGCTACGGCGTGGTCTGCGGCACGGGCGCCAGCGTCATCCGCGTCGAGAAGGAGAAGACGGTCGCCACCTCCGACGGGCTGGGATGGATGCTCGGCGACCGCGGCAGCGGATTCTGGATCGGGCGCCGCGTCGTACGCGCGGCCGCCGCTCACCTCGACGGCACGGGCCCCGAGACCGCGCTCACCGAGGGCGTCCTGACGATGCTCGATCCCGACGGCGCCGCGGTGCTGCCCGGTCGGGCGGTGTCAGGGCGGTCCGAAGACCTGGACCGCCTCATCCGGGTCGTCTACGCCGGCACTCCGGCGCGACTGGCGGGTCTGACCCCGCTCGCGTTCACCGCCGCCGGTGCCGGCGACGCCGTGGGCACGGCGATCCTCACCGCAGCCGGCGAGGAGATGCTGCACACCTTCCGCGCTGTTCGAACCGAGCCCGGTCCGGTCGTTATCGGCGGCAGCGTGCTGAGCACGCCGGGGCCTGCGCATGCCGCGTTCCTCGCCGGGTTGGACGAAGGCTTCCCTCCGATCGCCGTCGTCGACGGGACGGTGGGCACACTCATCCTGGCGATGCGCCGCAGCGGCATCCGACCCGACGAAGCCATGCGGCAGCGCATCACCGACTCGCTGCGCGCGCTCCGCGCCGAGAGTTCTCCCGTGGATCATCGGGCGCGGAGGTCGCGCGCCTAG
- the argS gene encoding arginine--tRNA ligase: MNPDALAAAILSVLAPIAAERRPEEPFALAASDIVLERPRNRDHGDWATNIAMRLAKPLGTNPRELAQAVADGLAAVDGIASAEVAGPGFINVRLDAAAAGALAREIVEAADAYGTNDSQAGVSVNVEFVSANPTGPLHIAHTRWAALGDSIVRLLLASGAHAVREYYINDAGAQMERFAHSVLAAAKGEPTPEGGYPGEYIAQLARRVLEARPDLLSLDDAEQLIVARDLAYEYQLAEIKSSLERFNVPFDVWFSERTLHAPAADGGPSLVSRAIERLRAQGHVFDEDGAIWVRTTDFSDDKDRVIRRSNGEYTYFAADAAYYLNKGDRGFENKIYLLGADHHGYVHRLKAVAGAAGEDPDRNIQVLIGQMVSINGARLSKRAGNIIEMDDLLDWLGTDALRYSLERSPADSPLDLDPELLQKRTNDNPVFYVQYAHARTHNVARNAAESGVDRSEFAPELLVHETESALLGALQEFPRIVAFAADVREPHRIARYLEELAGLYHRWYDTCRVIPKGDGPIESVHRTRLWLNDATGQVLRNGLDLLGVSAPERM; the protein is encoded by the coding sequence ATGAACCCCGACGCCCTCGCCGCCGCCATCCTCTCCGTCCTCGCCCCGATCGCGGCCGAGCGACGTCCCGAGGAGCCCTTCGCGCTCGCCGCCTCCGACATCGTGCTCGAGCGCCCGCGCAACCGCGACCACGGCGACTGGGCGACGAACATCGCGATGCGTCTCGCCAAGCCTCTGGGCACGAACCCCCGCGAGCTCGCCCAGGCCGTCGCCGACGGTCTCGCCGCGGTCGACGGCATCGCCTCGGCCGAGGTGGCGGGGCCCGGATTCATCAACGTGCGTCTGGATGCCGCTGCGGCCGGTGCCCTCGCCCGCGAGATCGTCGAAGCCGCCGACGCCTACGGCACCAACGACTCGCAGGCGGGCGTGAGCGTGAACGTCGAGTTCGTCTCGGCCAATCCCACCGGCCCGCTGCACATCGCCCACACCCGTTGGGCGGCGCTGGGCGACTCGATCGTCCGTCTGCTGCTGGCCAGCGGAGCCCACGCCGTGCGCGAGTACTACATCAACGACGCAGGCGCTCAGATGGAGCGCTTCGCGCACTCCGTGCTCGCGGCGGCGAAGGGCGAGCCGACGCCGGAGGGCGGCTACCCCGGCGAGTACATCGCCCAGCTCGCCCGCCGCGTGCTCGAGGCGCGCCCCGACCTGCTCTCGCTGGACGATGCCGAGCAGCTCATCGTCGCCCGCGATCTCGCCTACGAGTACCAGCTCGCCGAGATCAAGAGCTCGCTCGAGCGCTTCAACGTGCCCTTCGACGTGTGGTTCTCCGAACGCACCCTGCACGCCCCCGCCGCCGACGGCGGTCCGAGCCTCGTGTCGCGCGCCATCGAGCGCCTGCGCGCGCAGGGCCACGTGTTCGACGAGGACGGCGCGATCTGGGTGCGCACCACCGATTTCAGCGACGACAAGGATCGCGTGATCCGCCGCTCCAACGGCGAGTACACGTACTTCGCCGCCGATGCCGCCTACTACCTGAACAAGGGCGATCGCGGATTCGAGAACAAGATCTACCTGCTCGGCGCCGACCACCACGGCTACGTGCACCGGCTCAAGGCCGTCGCGGGCGCGGCGGGTGAGGATCCGGACAGGAACATCCAGGTGCTCATCGGTCAGATGGTCTCGATCAACGGTGCCCGGCTCAGCAAGCGCGCGGGCAACATCATCGAGATGGACGACCTGCTCGACTGGCTCGGCACGGACGCGCTGCGCTACTCGCTGGAGCGCTCGCCGGCCGACTCGCCGCTGGATCTGGATCCCGAGCTGCTGCAGAAGCGCACCAACGACAACCCGGTCTTCTATGTGCAGTACGCGCACGCCCGCACGCACAATGTCGCCCGCAACGCCGCGGAATCGGGTGTCGACCGCTCGGAGTTCGCGCCGGAGCTGCTCGTGCACGAGACCGAGTCGGCGCTGCTGGGGGCGCTGCAGGAGTTCCCCCGCATCGTGGCCTTCGCCGCCGACGTGCGCGAGCCGCATCGCATCGCCCGGTACCTGGAAGAGCTCGCGGGCCTGTACCACCGCTGGTACGACACGTGCCGGGTGATCCCGAAGGGCGACGGCCCGATCGAGTCCGTGCACCGCACCCGGCTCTGGCTCAACGACGCCACCGGCCAGGTGCTGCGCAATGGGCTCGATCTGCTCGGCGTCTCCGCGCCGGAAAGGATGTGA
- a CDS encoding LmeA family phospholipid-binding protein, with amino-acid sequence MGDTEPYPRDLGVAHPTVPLPREQAAVAAPRRRRRWPWVVGIVVVLAGLVVAGEFIARAVVADVVRSEAIKALELPEEQKIDVQSDGFVLLQLLSGRLDRLHVSSDEVRVGPLTGAVEAEGTGIPLRGGELSSAEATVRVTAAQLAAALTTTQLPLEEISITGSDVTASGTFDVLGVDVPISLTLTPDADDGDLVLTPVSASVVGATLDAAELRRQFGGLVDGLLDPRAVCIADRLPAGVHLRSLQAIDGELVAGFDIDGAIAADPALREKGTCD; translated from the coding sequence ATGGGCGACACCGAGCCGTATCCGCGAGATCTCGGCGTCGCGCATCCGACGGTGCCGCTGCCGCGCGAACAGGCGGCCGTCGCCGCGCCGCGCCGTCGGCGCCGGTGGCCGTGGGTCGTCGGCATCGTCGTCGTGCTCGCGGGGCTCGTCGTCGCGGGGGAGTTCATCGCGCGGGCTGTGGTCGCCGACGTGGTGCGCAGCGAGGCCATCAAGGCGCTCGAGCTGCCCGAGGAGCAGAAGATCGACGTGCAGAGCGACGGTTTCGTGCTGCTCCAGCTCCTCTCGGGACGTCTCGACAGGCTGCACGTGTCCTCCGATGAGGTGAGGGTCGGCCCTCTCACGGGTGCTGTCGAGGCAGAGGGCACCGGCATCCCGCTGCGCGGGGGAGAGCTGTCGTCCGCCGAGGCGACCGTGCGGGTGACCGCGGCCCAGCTCGCCGCCGCGCTGACCACGACGCAGCTTCCGCTCGAAGAGATCTCGATCACGGGGAGCGACGTCACCGCGTCGGGCACGTTCGACGTGCTCGGCGTCGACGTGCCGATCTCGCTCACGCTCACCCCCGACGCCGACGACGGCGACCTCGTGCTCACACCCGTGTCGGCATCCGTCGTCGGGGCGACGCTGGATGCGGCAGAGCTGCGCAGGCAGTTCGGCGGCCTGGTCGACGGCCTGCTCGATCCGCGGGCGGTATGCATCGCCGATCGCCTTCCGGCGGGCGTTCATCTGCGCTCGCTTCAGGCGATCGACGGCGAGCTCGTCGCGGGCTTCGACATCGACGGCGCGATCGCCGCGGATCCGGCCCTCCGCGAGAAGGGCACCTGCGACTGA
- a CDS encoding YihY/virulence factor BrkB family protein gives MVANEDDGEKSPPDEGERKNLFLRASGAVQAFALRLRPVRAGLLYLEKHGPTFADGITYRALFSVFAALLLGFSAAAIWLAGNQDAWDALVRAVDDAIPGLVGKDGLVDPDGITVSTGLSIAGIISLVGLIGASLSAIGSLRTALRSIADTTGDDVLWVWVILRNLALAAAIAVSFAVSALASFSSSIGIEALSELFGAEGSAAARWMQRGAEMLIVFALDTLLVVALFVVLSGVRAPAKALWQGALIGGLGLLVLQQLSGLFVGGAKSNPLLASFASLIALLIWLNLSAQVILYAAAFIVTAAEDAEDHRAGTVHTFAGRRLQRADLAVSRAEAEREAAAEAVREESGG, from the coding sequence ATGGTCGCAAACGAGGATGACGGCGAGAAGAGCCCGCCCGACGAGGGCGAGCGCAAGAATCTGTTCCTGCGGGCGAGCGGAGCCGTGCAGGCCTTCGCCCTGCGGCTGCGACCGGTGCGGGCGGGCCTGCTCTACCTCGAGAAGCACGGCCCCACCTTCGCCGACGGCATCACCTATCGTGCGCTGTTCAGCGTGTTCGCGGCCCTCCTGCTGGGCTTCTCCGCCGCAGCGATCTGGCTGGCCGGCAATCAGGACGCCTGGGACGCCCTCGTCCGCGCCGTCGACGATGCGATCCCCGGTCTCGTGGGCAAGGACGGGCTGGTCGATCCCGACGGCATCACGGTGAGCACGGGCCTGTCGATCGCGGGGATCATCTCGCTCGTGGGCCTGATCGGAGCCTCGCTCTCGGCGATCGGGTCGCTGCGCACCGCGCTGCGCAGCATCGCCGATACCACCGGAGACGACGTTCTCTGGGTGTGGGTGATCCTGCGCAACCTGGCACTCGCCGCGGCGATCGCGGTGTCGTTCGCCGTGTCGGCCCTGGCATCCTTCTCAAGCTCGATCGGCATCGAGGCGCTGTCGGAGCTGTTCGGCGCCGAAGGCTCTGCGGCCGCACGCTGGATGCAGCGCGGTGCCGAGATGCTCATCGTGTTCGCGCTCGACACCCTCCTCGTCGTCGCGCTGTTCGTCGTGCTCTCCGGCGTGCGCGCTCCCGCCAAGGCCCTGTGGCAGGGAGCGTTGATCGGCGGGCTCGGCCTGCTCGTGCTGCAGCAGCTGTCGGGCCTGTTCGTCGGCGGCGCCAAGTCCAACCCGCTGCTGGCCTCGTTCGCCTCTCTCATCGCGCTGCTCATCTGGCTCAACCTCTCGGCGCAGGTGATCCTGTACGCCGCGGCGTTCATCGTCACTGCCGCGGAGGATGCCGAGGATCACCGCGCGGGCACGGTGCACACCTTCGCGGGCCGCCGCCTGCAGAGGGCGGATCTCGCCGTCTCTCGCGCCGAGGCGGAACGGGAAGCGGCGGCCGAAGCCGTGCGCGAAGAATCCGGCGGCTGA
- the lysA gene encoding diaminopimelate decarboxylase, which translates to MVTHPSDEPLAPAWLTVPDDANVLDPAVWPASAERDENGALRLGGVGVEELQHRFGTPLYVLDEGEVRTHARRFREALESAAARHGVTAHVYYAGKAFLSGAMVQWVLAERLRIDVCSRGELELALASGADAALLGFHGNNKSTTELERAIEAGIGTIIVDSLVEIDRIAEIAERRGAVQPVLVRVNSGVHAETHDFLATAHEDQKFGFAMPQAPEAVSRIRELPSLRLLGLHCHIGSQIFGAAGFAESAARMVELHARLSAEEPLPLLNLGGGFGIAYTSADDPTPIEELAEAIVGAVAKECAARGVPMPDLAFEPGRAIVGQAGVTLYEVGTVKPVDLGERGERVYVSVDGGMSDNARPALYGAQFSARIASRESEAAPALVRVVGHHCESGDIVVDHDYLPGDVAPGDLLAVPATGAYSHGLSSNYNHAPRRPVVAVGDGRARVIVRGETIADLLARDVIIAEARDAAETRTAGDPAGEGEE; encoded by the coding sequence GTGGTCACGCATCCGTCCGACGAACCCCTCGCTCCCGCGTGGCTGACGGTGCCCGACGACGCGAACGTCCTGGACCCGGCGGTCTGGCCGGCGTCCGCCGAACGCGATGAGAACGGCGCGCTGCGCCTCGGCGGCGTCGGCGTCGAGGAACTGCAGCACCGGTTCGGCACTCCTCTTTACGTGCTCGACGAGGGCGAAGTCCGCACCCATGCGAGGCGCTTCCGCGAGGCGCTGGAATCGGCGGCCGCGCGGCACGGCGTGACGGCACACGTCTACTACGCAGGCAAGGCCTTCCTCAGCGGGGCGATGGTGCAGTGGGTGCTCGCCGAGCGCCTGCGCATCGACGTGTGCAGCCGCGGCGAACTCGAACTCGCGCTGGCCTCGGGCGCGGATGCCGCCCTCCTCGGCTTCCACGGCAACAACAAGAGCACGACCGAGCTGGAGCGGGCGATCGAAGCCGGCATCGGCACGATCATCGTCGACAGCCTCGTCGAGATCGACCGGATCGCGGAGATCGCGGAGCGGCGCGGCGCGGTGCAGCCCGTGCTCGTGCGCGTCAACAGCGGGGTGCACGCCGAGACGCACGACTTCCTCGCCACGGCGCACGAAGACCAGAAGTTCGGTTTCGCGATGCCGCAGGCGCCTGAGGCCGTCTCCCGCATCCGAGAGCTGCCGAGCCTCCGGCTCCTTGGCCTGCACTGCCACATCGGCTCGCAGATCTTCGGCGCGGCGGGCTTCGCCGAATCGGCCGCGCGCATGGTCGAGCTGCATGCACGATTGAGCGCGGAGGAGCCGTTGCCGCTGCTGAACCTCGGCGGCGGGTTCGGCATCGCCTACACCTCCGCCGACGATCCGACTCCGATCGAAGAACTCGCCGAGGCGATCGTCGGCGCCGTGGCGAAGGAGTGCGCGGCGCGCGGCGTTCCGATGCCGGATCTCGCTTTCGAGCCGGGACGCGCCATCGTCGGTCAGGCCGGCGTCACGCTGTACGAGGTGGGCACCGTCAAACCCGTCGATCTGGGCGAGCGTGGAGAGCGGGTGTATGTGAGCGTCGACGGCGGGATGAGCGACAACGCCCGCCCCGCGCTCTACGGCGCGCAGTTCTCGGCGCGCATCGCCTCGCGCGAGAGCGAGGCCGCACCCGCCCTCGTGCGCGTCGTGGGCCACCATTGCGAATCTGGCGACATCGTCGTCGATCACGACTACCTCCCCGGAGACGTCGCGCCGGGTGACCTGTTGGCCGTCCCCGCGACGGGGGCGTACAGCCACGGACTCTCCAGCAACTACAACCACGCCCCCCGCCGCCCCGTCGTCGCCGTCGGCGACGGCAGGGCGCGAGTCATCGTGCGAGGTGAGACCATCGCAGACCTCCTCGCGCGCGACGTCATCATCGCCGAGGCTCGGGATGCGGCGGAGACACGAACGGCCGGCGACCCCGCCGGAGAAGGAGAAGAATGA
- a CDS encoding homoserine dehydrogenase, with protein sequence MTEHRTLRVALLGAGSVGSQVARLLREHGDDLSERSGARLELAGILVRDIDAPRDVELPRELLTTDAEQLILGADIVIELMGGIEPARSYVLQAIRGGADVVTGNKALLATHGAEIFEAADQVGASVSYEAAVAAAIPIIRPLRDSLAGDRIERIFGIVNGSTNFILDKMDREGLDAAEAQRIATELGYLEADPTLDLEGYDAAQKAAILASLAFHTRVSLDDVHREGIESVTADMIEDARRAGSVIKLLAICERIAADDDGDDAVSVRVYPALISREHPLAAVHGGNNAVFVEAEAAGPLMFYGAGAGGAQTASAVLGDVVSAARRHLAGGVGVGESARQNRSVAPIARITTRYQITLEVADQPGVLAAVAGVLGEQGVSIATALQTVEREDSAVARIVIGTHRASEKALSATVARLAANPAVGRVVSVLRMEGE encoded by the coding sequence ATGACCGAGCATCGCACCCTCCGGGTCGCGCTGCTGGGCGCGGGATCCGTCGGATCCCAGGTCGCCCGGCTGCTGCGCGAGCACGGTGACGACCTGTCTGAACGCAGCGGAGCGCGCCTCGAACTCGCGGGCATCCTCGTGCGCGACATCGACGCCCCGCGCGATGTCGAGCTGCCGCGCGAGCTGCTCACGACCGACGCGGAGCAGCTCATCCTCGGAGCGGACATCGTCATCGAGCTGATGGGCGGCATCGAGCCCGCCCGCTCGTACGTGCTGCAGGCCATCCGCGGCGGAGCCGACGTCGTCACGGGCAACAAGGCCCTACTTGCCACGCACGGCGCCGAGATCTTCGAGGCCGCCGATCAGGTGGGCGCCTCGGTCTCGTACGAGGCGGCCGTCGCCGCGGCGATCCCGATCATCCGCCCGCTGCGCGACTCGCTCGCAGGAGACCGGATCGAGCGCATCTTCGGCATCGTCAACGGCAGCACCAACTTCATCCTCGACAAGATGGACCGCGAGGGGCTCGACGCCGCCGAGGCGCAGCGGATCGCCACCGAGCTCGGCTACCTCGAAGCCGACCCCACGCTCGATCTGGAGGGCTACGACGCGGCGCAGAAGGCGGCGATCCTCGCCAGCCTCGCCTTCCACACACGCGTCTCGCTCGACGACGTGCACCGCGAGGGCATCGAGAGCGTCACCGCCGACATGATCGAGGATGCGCGTCGCGCCGGATCGGTCATCAAGCTGCTCGCGATCTGCGAGCGCATCGCCGCAGATGACGACGGGGACGACGCCGTCTCGGTGCGGGTCTACCCGGCCCTCATCAGCCGCGAGCATCCGCTGGCCGCCGTGCACGGCGGCAACAACGCGGTCTTCGTCGAGGCAGAGGCCGCCGGCCCCCTGATGTTCTACGGTGCGGGAGCGGGCGGCGCGCAGACCGCATCGGCCGTGCTCGGCGACGTCGTGTCGGCGGCGCGGCGGCATCTCGCCGGCGGCGTGGGCGTGGGGGAGTCGGCCAGGCAGAACCGGTCGGTCGCCCCGATCGCGCGCATCACCACGCGCTACCAGATCACCCTCGAGGTCGCCGACCAGCCGGGTGTGCTCGCCGCTGTCGCGGGCGTGCTCGGCGAGCAGGGCGTGTCGATCGCCACCGCCCTGCAGACCGTCGAGCGCGAGGACAGCGCCGTGGCGCGCATCGTCATCGGCACGCACCGCGCGTCCGAGAAGGCGCTCAGCGCCACCGTGGCCCGCCTCGCAGCGAACCCCGCGGTCGGCCGCGTGGTGTCGGTGCTGCGGATGGAGGGGGAGTGA